The Agromyces atrinae genome window below encodes:
- a CDS encoding DUF3043 domain-containing protein — MSKRSVPEGVEPVIETVEETEARLKQGKGTPTPSRREQEAARKRPLVPDDRKEAAKQARAKAAAARDRARVGMAQGDERFLPTRDKGPQKKFVRDYVDARFSVGEVLIPVMFGVILLTLLPSVEAQMISILVLWAFFAIAVIDCILLGFRLQKKLAAKYGESRVERVRWYAAMRALQMRPMRLPKPQVKRRQFPS; from the coding sequence GTGAGCAAGCGAAGCGTGCCTGAGGGCGTCGAACCCGTCATCGAGACCGTCGAAGAGACGGAGGCCCGCCTGAAGCAGGGCAAGGGCACCCCGACTCCCTCCCGTCGCGAGCAAGAGGCCGCGCGCAAGCGCCCCCTCGTTCCGGACGACCGCAAGGAAGCGGCGAAGCAGGCGCGCGCGAAGGCTGCTGCGGCTCGTGATCGAGCTCGTGTCGGTATGGCACAGGGAGACGAGCGCTTCCTCCCGACCCGCGACAAGGGTCCGCAGAAGAAGTTCGTCCGCGACTACGTCGACGCTCGCTTCTCCGTCGGCGAGGTCCTCATCCCGGTCATGTTCGGTGTCATCCTCCTGACACTCCTGCCGAGCGTCGAAGCCCAGATGATCTCGATCCTCGTCCTGTGGGCGTTCTTCGCGATCGCCGTCATCGACTGCATCCTGCTCGGCTTCCGCCTGCAGAAGAAGCTCGCGGCGAAGTACGGCGAATCGCGCGTCGAGCGCGTGCGCTGGTACGCGGCCATGCGCGCTCTGCAGATGCGCCCCATGCGTCTTCCGAAGCCGCAGGTCAAGCGTCGCCAGTTCCCGAGCTAG
- a CDS encoding alkaline phosphatase family protein — MPPMLPAAPDGAVRLADVLPSCLASLEAEPNILGLPPARAAIVVLVDGLGASNIKSRAGHARFLASRLGRRDIAIGHFPSTTAAGIASLTTGTPPGQHGLVGYATLDTEADRIVNQLNGWDHGLLGPEWQRSETVFERAAARGLPSFAVGLPRYATSGLTGAILRGAEYVIAGTLTERFAEAERLASTGGRAIIYVYVAELDVIAHASGWESSRWTSTLETLDSELASLDARLPRDVGLIVTADHGIVDVPAHKHVFLDRDQGLLVGVRHVGGEPRCRYLYLEPELDDAGRAALLDAWRAAEGHRAWVFSRDEAIDAGLFGDVDPAVAPRIGDIVIAARSGIAYYDGRDPNVQSHGMVGQHGSLSDEETRLPLIRGGAYRRD, encoded by the coding sequence ATGCCCCCCATGCTACCGGCGGCCCCCGACGGGGCCGTGCGCCTTGCCGACGTCCTGCCGAGTTGCCTCGCGAGCCTCGAGGCCGAACCCAACATCCTCGGCCTGCCCCCGGCCCGCGCGGCGATCGTCGTGCTCGTCGACGGACTCGGCGCCTCGAACATCAAGTCACGCGCCGGACACGCCCGGTTCCTCGCCTCACGGCTCGGCAGACGCGACATCGCGATCGGCCACTTCCCGAGCACGACGGCTGCCGGAATCGCGAGCCTCACGACCGGAACCCCGCCGGGACAGCACGGCCTCGTCGGCTACGCGACGCTCGACACCGAGGCCGACCGGATCGTCAACCAGCTGAACGGCTGGGATCACGGACTGCTCGGCCCGGAGTGGCAGCGGAGCGAGACGGTCTTCGAGCGGGCCGCCGCTCGGGGCCTCCCGTCGTTCGCCGTCGGACTGCCGCGCTATGCGACCTCCGGGCTCACCGGCGCCATCCTGCGCGGCGCGGAGTACGTCATCGCCGGTACGCTCACCGAGCGCTTCGCCGAGGCGGAGCGCCTCGCGTCGACCGGCGGCCGCGCGATCATCTACGTCTACGTCGCCGAACTCGATGTGATCGCGCACGCGAGCGGGTGGGAATCATCGCGGTGGACCTCCACCCTCGAGACGCTCGACTCCGAACTGGCGTCCCTCGACGCCCGCCTGCCCCGCGACGTCGGCCTCATCGTCACGGCCGATCATGGGATCGTGGACGTGCCGGCGCACAAGCACGTGTTCCTCGACCGCGACCAGGGCCTCCTGGTCGGTGTGCGCCACGTGGGCGGAGAGCCACGGTGCCGGTACCTCTACCTCGAACCCGAACTCGACGATGCGGGGCGCGCGGCCCTGCTCGACGCGTGGCGCGCCGCCGAGGGCCACCGCGCGTGGGTGTTCTCGCGCGACGAGGCGATCGACGCGGGGCTCTTCGGCGACGTGGATCCCGCGGTGGCACCGAGGATCGGCGACATCGTCATCGCTGCGCGCTCGGGGATCGCCTACTACGACGGACGGGATCCGAACGTGCAGTCGCACGGCATGGTCGGCCAGCACGGATCGCTGAGCGACGAAGAGACGCGTCTGCCGCTCATCCGAGGCGGAGCGTACCGGCGCGACTGA